The following are encoded together in the Bradysia coprophila strain Holo2 unplaced genomic scaffold, BU_Bcop_v1 contig_94, whole genome shotgun sequence genome:
- the LOC119085017 gene encoding retinol-binding protein pinta-like, which produces MSAPAIRPLNSSLQTIAREQLYEESDKIHENLGILKEWIRKSSHLRARTDDQFLISFLRGCKFSMEMTKKKLDMFYTLRTHIPEMLADRDPLDDKLHRIIKLGVGLPLPNTEGPGTPRLMLMRPGVYNANEFTMPEVMKVTMMINDITMIEDDNTVVAGQIGICDLKNVTMAHFIQMQPSLMKKMSMMWQDGMPIRQKGVHYINAPSSFEKIFNIFKSFLNDKMKSRLFIHSSMDSLYKVVPRKLMPAEYEGEGPPLQEITDDWEKKILSYRDYLVDDSKLYGVDEKKRVGTPKNPSSLFGLDGTFRQLDFD; this is translated from the exons ATGTCTGCACCGGCTATCCGACCTCTGAATTCAAGTCTACAGACAATCGCTCGTGAGCAGCTGTATGAAGAATCGGataaaattcacgaaaatttgggCATTTTGAAGGAATGGATCAGAAAATCTTCACATCTCCGCGCCAGAACGGACGATCAGTTCCTCATCTCGTTCCTACGCGGTTGTAAATTCAGTATGGAAATGACCAAAAAGAAACTGGACATGTTTTACACACTGCGCACACACATACCGGAAATGCTGGCTGACCGGGATCCACTCGACGACAAGTTACATCGGATAATAAAACTTGGAGTCGGACTACCGCTTCCAAATACCGAGGGTCCTGGTACACCGCGACTTATGCTGATGCGGCCAGGTGTTTACAATGCAAACGAATTCACGATGCCAGAAGTGATGAAAGTGACGATGATGATCAATGATATAACGATGATTGAAGACGATAACACGGTAGTAGCTGGCCAAATTGGCATTTGTGATTTGAAGAATGTTACGATGgcacatttcatacaaatgcAACCGAGTCTAATGAAGAAGATGTCGATGATGTGGCAAGACGGGATGCCGATACGACAGAAAGGAGTCCATTACATCAACGCACCCAGTTCgttcgagaaaattttcaatattttcaaatcgttCCTGAACGACAAAATGAAATCGAGG CTTTTTATCCACTCGTCCATGGACTCTCTCTATAAAGTTGTGCCCCGAAAACTTATGCCAGCAGAATACGAAGGCGAGGGACCACCACTGCAAGAAATAACCGACGACTGGGAGAAGAAAATTCTGTCGTATCGTGATTATCTAGTAGACGACAGCAAACTGTACGGTGTGGATGAAAAAAAGAGAGTTGGAACGCCGAAAAATCCTAGCTCACTCTTCGGGCTTGACGGGACATTTCGTCAACTCGATTTCGATTGa
- the LOC119085018 gene encoding zinc finger protein 652-like → MSIVEDLSKNCRLCMKAGKNVRSIFSESPRKLTVPDISKLIYECLNIEVTVNDCTTGLCLRCYKQIKSIGSFRERCARANELIQKRCKQSAKTATIPERNELNLQTECGSIPFVDLGAEHPVTQSNSLWTKDENNFGEISDFEMPSPDPCKADEQIGSPTSEGIQDEESVPTESEINEQENESSKTLPKPRCKMKQKFTKQTHKCPDDWPKLKKRDLIETKAYRGLCHLCGKEYQHLWVHLQSHSDAPTETCDICGKGFRSKANLSLHILLHKEADMPCEVCGKKYRTKMRLKRHMRVHTNHRPFFCSVCQKRFYTKYNLEVHGRIHSGERPFLCSAKMCNERFAHSYALKHHVDKVHGESCN, encoded by the exons ATGTCCATCGTCGAAGATTTATCTAAAAATTGTAGATTGTGTATGAAAGCTGGGAAGAATGTTCGTTCCATATTCAGTGAAAGTCCGAGGAAATTGACTGTACCGGatatttcgaaattaatttacgaATGTCTGAACATTGAG GTAACCGTTAACGACTGCACGACCGGATTATGTCTGCGGTGTTATAAACAGATAAAGTCTATCGGAAGTTTTCGTGAACGATGTGCGAGGGCAAATGAATTAATCCAGAAGCGATGTAAACAAAGTGCGAAAACAGCAACCATTCCGGAAAGAAATGAACTGAACTTACAAACCGAATGTGGGTCCATTCCATTCGTTGATTTGGGTGCAGAACATCCTGTTACGCAGTCAAATTCGCTGTGGACGAAAGATGAGAATAATTTTGGAGAGATTAGCG ATTTTGAAATGCCCTCGCCTGATCCATGCAAAGCTGATGAACAAATTGGTAGTCCAACGTCTGAAGGCATTCAAGATGAGGAGTCAGTTCCAACGGAAAGTGAAATTAACGAGCAGGAGAACGAGTCTAGCAAAACATTGCCTAAGCCTCG AtgcaaaatgaaacaaaaattcacaaagcAAACACATAAATGTCCAGACGACTGGCCCAAACTGAAGAAACGCGACCTAATCGAAACCAAGGCCTACCGAGGTCTTTGCCATCTTTGTGGGAAGGAATATCAACATCTTTGGGTACATTTACAGTCGCATAGTGATGCTCCGACTGAAAC ATGTGATATCTGTGGCAAAGGATTCCGATCGAAAGCGAATCTGTCGTTGCACATTCTACTGCACAAGGAAGCCGATATGCCGTGTGAAGTGTgcggaaaaaaatatcgaaccAA AATGCGCTTGAAGCGACATATGAGAGTGCACACAAACCATCGGCCGTTCTTTTGCAGTGTGTGCCAGAAACGATTCTATACAAAATACAATCTGGAAGTCCACGGTCGCATCCATAGCG GTGAGCGACCATTTTTATGCAGCGCAAAAATGTGCAACGAACGATTTGCCCATAGTTACGCTTTGAAGCATCATGTGGATAAAGTTCATGGAGAATCGTGCAATTAA